In one Gossypium hirsutum isolate 1008001.06 chromosome D09, Gossypium_hirsutum_v2.1, whole genome shotgun sequence genomic region, the following are encoded:
- the LOC107892447 gene encoding RING-H2 finger protein ATL29: MSTYSSNVAHPPSTSSAYNPPVPVIITVIFLLSFLSGFFTVHFLKCLLEYIASNRNIEANTAADVVVAAAPEDTANKSNGLDPELVQAFPTFYYSTVKEFRREKYGLECAICLGEFVDEDTLRLLTICCHVFHKECVDLWLESNKTCPVCRGELDVPRKSLEKSPVLLQSNSMHQIGANQSPLQNAVCIEIKEDNKEKADEAQSSSTTKEHHKKREGVERFFRSNSTGHSIFRTREEDDKYTLRLLDHVKIKILRGHKAAISCISFRDFTSPLNSKNAASGETSESLQGDLDKV, from the coding sequence ATGTCAACATATTCTTCTAATGTTGCTCATCCACCCTCTACATCATCAGCCTACAATCCCCCAGTGCCTGTAATCATAACAGTAATTTTCCTCCTTTCATTCTTATCTGGTTTCTTCACAGTACACTTTTTAAAGTGTCTCCTTGAATATATTGCAAGTAATAGGAACATTGAGGCTAACACTGCTGCAGATGTTGTGGTTGCTGCTGCCCCAGAAGATACAGCAAATAAAAGCAATGGCCTTGATCCTGAACTAGTACAAGCTTTCCCAACGTTCTATTATTCGACCGTCAAAGAGTTTCGTCGCGAAAAGTACGGCCTAGAATGTGCTATTTGTTTGGGGGAGTTCGTAGATGAAGATACGCTTCGACTTTTGACGATTTGTTGCCATGTTTTCCACAAAGAATGTGTCGATCTTTGGCTTGAATCGAATAAAACATGCCCGGTTTGTCGTGGCGAGCTAGACGTGCCTAGGAAATCGTTAGAGAAATCTCCTGTGCTGCTTCAGAGTAATTCCATGCATCAAATTGGGGCAAATCAAAGTCCTCTACAAAATGCTGTTTGCATTGAGATTAAAGAAGATAACAAGGAGAAAGCTGATGAAGCACAAAGCTCTTCAACCACAAAAGAACATCACAAGAAACGTGAAGGAGTGGAAAGATTTTTTAGGTCAAATTCCACAGGCCACTCCATATTTAGAACTAGAGAAGAAGATGACAAATATACTCTAAGATTGCTTGACCatgtcaaaataaaaattttaaggggACATAAAGCTGCAATAAGTTGTATATCATTTAGAGATTTTACAAGCCCCTTGAATTCCAAAAATGCAGCTTCAGGTGAAACATCAGAGTCACTTCAAGGTGACTTAGATAAAGTATAA
- the LOC107890609 gene encoding uncharacterized membrane protein At4g09580 isoform X1 — MEGREEIKGSKPSFPLSFWEVTMAFTVVMGFVLGLGGVYLTMPASDYSFLKLPRSLEDLHILRDHLEIYTSDYTLQVLVGYCAVYIFMQTFMIPGTVFMSLLAGALFGVLKGVALVVITATAGASSCYFLSKLVGRPLVISLWPDKLSFFQAQVAQRRESLLNYMLFLRLTPTLPNTFINVASPIVDVPYHIFFMATFIGLIPAAFLTVRAGIALGELQSVGDLYDFNSIATLFLIGVVSVTPTLMSKPKL; from the exons ATGGAAGGCAGAGAAGAGATTAAGGGATCAAAACCCAGTTTTCCTTTAAGCTTTTGGGAGGTGACGATGGCTTTTACGGTGGTGATGGGTTTTGTTTTGGGGCTTGGGGGAGTTTATTTAACCATGCCCGCTTCTGATTATAGCTTCCTTAAATTACCCAGAAGCCTTGAAGATCTTCATATCCTCAG AGATCACCTTGAAATCTACACAAGTGACTACACCCTACAAGTCTTGGTGGGGTATTGTGCAGTCTACATTTTCATGCAAACTTTCATGATTCCGGGAACTGTTTTCATGTCATTGCTCGCCGGAGCATTGTTTGGAGTCTTGAAAGGTGTAGCTCTCGTTGTGATCACTGCCACTGCCGGAGCTTCTTCATGCTATTTCCTGTCGAAATTAGTTGGACGCCCCCTTGTCATTTCCCTTTGGCCTGACAAGCTGAGCTTCTTCCAAGCTCAG GTGGCTCAAAGAAGAGAAAGCCTGTTGAACTATATGCTTTTCTTGAGGCTTACTCCAACTTTGCCGAACACATTCATTAATGTTGCTTCACCTATTGTTGATGTGCCTTACCATATTTTCTTCATGGCAACTTTCATTGGACTTATTCCTGCTGCTTTCTTAACTGTCAGG GCAGGAATAGCTCTCGGAGAATTGCAATCGGTAGGGGATCTTTACGACTTCAACTCAATTGCCACTCTTTTCCTTATAGGGGTTGTCTCTGTCACGCCTACGCTAATGAGCAAGCCCAAATTATAG
- the LOC107890609 gene encoding uncharacterized membrane protein At4g09580 isoform X2, which yields MEGREEIKGSKPSFPLSFWEVTMAFTVVMGFVLGLGGVYLTMPASDYSFLKLPRSLEDLHILRDHLEIYTSDYTLQVLVGYCAVYIFMQTFMIPGTVFMSLLAGALFGVLKGVALVVITATAGASSCYFLSKLVGRPLVISLWPDKLSFFQAQVISTPCSAGIALGELQSVGDLYDFNSIATLFLIGVVSVTPTLMSKPKL from the exons ATGGAAGGCAGAGAAGAGATTAAGGGATCAAAACCCAGTTTTCCTTTAAGCTTTTGGGAGGTGACGATGGCTTTTACGGTGGTGATGGGTTTTGTTTTGGGGCTTGGGGGAGTTTATTTAACCATGCCCGCTTCTGATTATAGCTTCCTTAAATTACCCAGAAGCCTTGAAGATCTTCATATCCTCAG AGATCACCTTGAAATCTACACAAGTGACTACACCCTACAAGTCTTGGTGGGGTATTGTGCAGTCTACATTTTCATGCAAACTTTCATGATTCCGGGAACTGTTTTCATGTCATTGCTCGCCGGAGCATTGTTTGGAGTCTTGAAAGGTGTAGCTCTCGTTGTGATCACTGCCACTGCCGGAGCTTCTTCATGCTATTTCCTGTCGAAATTAGTTGGACGCCCCCTTGTCATTTCCCTTTGGCCTGACAAGCTGAGCTTCTTCCAAGCTCAGGTGATTTCAACTCCTTGTTCA GCAGGAATAGCTCTCGGAGAATTGCAATCGGTAGGGGATCTTTACGACTTCAACTCAATTGCCACTCTTTTCCTTATAGGGGTTGTCTCTGTCACGCCTACGCTAATGAGCAAGCCCAAATTATAG